A window of the Lagenorhynchus albirostris chromosome 1, mLagAlb1.1, whole genome shotgun sequence genome harbors these coding sequences:
- the RBM23 gene encoding probable RNA-binding protein 23 isoform X3 has translation MASDDFDIVIEAMLEAPYKKEEDEQQTNEVEKESPSNTTNSTSCTGSSGSGTSGSSASGEAGRKKRSRSHSKSRDRKRSRSRDRHRRRSSRSRSRDRQRRHRSRSWERRHSSESRSRDRRREDRVRYRSPPLATGRRYGHSKSPHFREKSPVREPVDNLSPEERDARTVFCMQLAARIRPRDLEDFFSAVGKVRDVRIISDRNSRRSKGIAYVEFCEIQSVPLAIGLTGQRLLGVPIIVQASQAEKNRLAAMANNLQKGSGGPMRLYVGSLHFNITEDMLRGIFEPFGKIDNIVLMKDSDTGRSKGYGFITFSDSECARRALEQLNGFELAGRPMRVGHVTERLDGGTDITFPDGDQDLDLGSAGGRLQLMAKLAEGSGIQLPTTAAVAQAAALQLNGAVPLGALNPAALTALSPALNLASQAIASQCFQLSSLFTRQTM, from the exons ATGGCATCCGATGACTTTGATATAGTGATTGAGGCCATGCTGGAGGCTCCCTATAAAAAAGAGGAG GATGAGCAGCAAACTAACGAGGTTGAAAAGGAGAGCCCTAGTAACACCACCAACAGCACCAGCTGTACCGGCAGCAGTGGCAGTGGCACCAGTGGGAGCAGCGCCAGTGGGGAGGCAGGCAG GAAGAAGAGGAGTCGGAGCCATAGTAAAAGCAGGGATAGAAAACGCAG TCGTAGTCGAGACCGTCATAGGCGGAGAAGCAGTCGGAGCCGGAGTCGAGATCGGCAGCGTCGTCACCGCAGCCGTAGCTGGGAACGTCGACATAGTAGTGAGTCACGAAGTCGAGACCGACGTCGTGAGGATCGTGTGCGCTACAGGAGTCCACCGCTTGCCACTGG GCGTAGGTATGGACACAGTAAGAGTCCTCATTTCCGGGAAAAGAGCCCAGTCAG GGAGCCAGTTGATAATCTGAGTCCTGAGGAGCGGGATGCCCGCACGGTGTTCTGTATGCAGTTAGCTGCCCGCATTCGGCCTCGGGACCTGGAGGACTTTTTCTCGGCTGTTGGCAAG GTTCGAGATGTACGTATCATCTCAGATCGGAACTCACGTCGTTCTAAGGGCATTGCCTATGTGGAATTCTGTGAGATCCAGTCTGTGCCACTTGCCATTGGGCTGACCGGACAGCGGCTGCTGGGAGTGCCTATCATTGTACAGGCCTCACAG GCTGAGAAAAACCGACTGGCAGCCATGGCCAACAACCTGCAGAAGGGCAGTGGTGGACCAATGCGCCTCTACGTGGGCTCCCTGCACTTCAATATCACCGAGGACATGCTCCGGGGCATCTTTGAGCCCTTTGGCAAA ATTGATAATATTGTCCTGATGAAGGACTCAGATACAGGCCGCTCTAAAGGTTATGGTTTTATTACG TTCTCTGACTCTGAGTGTGCCCGCCGGGCCCTGGAACAGTTGAATGGCTTTGAGCTTGCTGGTCGGCCTATGAGGGTTGGCCATGTGACCGAGCGACTGGATGGTGGCACAGACATCACTTTTCCTGATGGAGACCAGGATCTGGATCTGGGATCAGCGGGTGGACGTTTGCAGCTCATGGCCAAATTGGCAGAAG GCTCTGGAATCCAGCTGCCGACCACTGCTGCTGTTGCCCAAGCTGCTGCCTTGCAACTGAATGGAGCAGTTCCTTTGGGGGCCCTGAACCCAGCGGCTTTGACGG CTCTGAGTCCGGCCCTGAACCTCGCCTCCCAGGCAATCGCCTCCCAGTGCTTCCAGCTTTCCAGCCTCTTTACCCGCCAAACCAT GTAA
- the RBM23 gene encoding probable RNA-binding protein 23 isoform X2, with product MASDDFDIVIEAMLEAPYKKEEDEQQTNEVEKESPSNTTNSTSCTGSSGSGTSGSSASGEAGRKKRSRSHSKSRDRKRSRSRDRHRRRSSRSRSRDRQRRHRSRSWERRHSSESRSRDRRREDRVRYRSPPLATGRRYGHSKSPHFREKSPVREPVDNLSPEERDARTVFCMQLAARIRPRDLEDFFSAVGKVRDVRIISDRNSRRSKGIAYVEFCEIQSVPLAIGLTGQRLLGVPIIVQASQAEKNRLAAMANNLQKGSGGPMRLYVGSLHFNITEDMLRGIFEPFGKIDNIVLMKDSDTGRSKGYGFITFSDSECARRALEQLNGFELAGRPMRVGHVTERLDGGTDITFPDGDQDLDLGSAGGRLQLMAKLAEGSGIQLPTTAAVAQAAALQLNGAVPLGALNPAALTALSPALNLASQAIASQCFQLSSLFTRQTM from the exons ATGGCATCCGATGACTTTGATATAGTGATTGAGGCCATGCTGGAGGCTCCCTATAAAAAAGAGGAG GATGAGCAGCAAACTAACGAGGTTGAAAAGGAGAGCCCTAGTAACACCACCAACAGCACCAGCTGTACCGGCAGCAGTGGCAGTGGCACCAGTGGGAGCAGCGCCAGTGGGGAGGCAGGCAG GAAGAAGAGGAGTCGGAGCCATAGTAAAAGCAGGGATAGAAAACGCAG TCGTAGTCGAGACCGTCATAGGCGGAGAAGCAGTCGGAGCCGGAGTCGAGATCGGCAGCGTCGTCACCGCAGCCGTAGCTGGGAACGTCGACATAGTAGTGAGTCACGAAGTCGAGACCGACGTCGTGAGGATCGTGTGCGCTACAGGAGTCCACCGCTTGCCACTGG GCGTAGGTATGGACACAGTAAGAGTCCTCATTTCCGGGAAAAGAGCCCAGTCAG GGAGCCAGTTGATAATCTGAGTCCTGAGGAGCGGGATGCCCGCACGGTGTTCTGTATGCAGTTAGCTGCCCGCATTCGGCCTCGGGACCTGGAGGACTTTTTCTCGGCTGTTGGCAAG GTTCGAGATGTACGTATCATCTCAGATCGGAACTCACGTCGTTCTAAGGGCATTGCCTATGTGGAATTCTGTGAGATCCAGTCTGTGCCACTTGCCATTGGGCTGACCGGACAGCGGCTGCTGGGAGTGCCTATCATTGTACAGGCCTCACAG GCTGAGAAAAACCGACTGGCAGCCATGGCCAACAACCTGCAGAAGGGCAGTGGTGGACCAATGCGCCTCTACGTGGGCTCCCTGCACTTCAATATCACCGAGGACATGCTCCGGGGCATCTTTGAGCCCTTTGGCAAA ATTGATAATATTGTCCTGATGAAGGACTCAGATACAGGCCGCTCTAAAGGTTATGGTTTTATTACG TTCTCTGACTCTGAGTGTGCCCGCCGGGCCCTGGAACAGTTGAATGGCTTTGAGCTTGCTGGTCGGCCTATGAGGGTTGGCCATGTGACCGAGCGACTGGATGGTGGCACAGACATCACTTTTCCTGATGGAGACCAGGATCTGGATCTGGGATCAGCGGGTGGACGTTTGCAGCTCATGGCCAAATTGGCAGAAG GCTCTGGAATCCAGCTGCCGACCACTGCTGCTGTTGCCCAAGCTGCTGCCTTGCAACTGAATGGAGCAGTTCCTTTGGGGGCCCTGAACCCAGCGGCTTTGACGG CTCTGAGTCCGGCCCTGAACCTCGCCTCCCAGGCAATCGCCTCCCAGTGCTTCCAGCTTTCCAGCCTCTTTACCCGCCAAACCATGTGA
- the RBM23 gene encoding probable RNA-binding protein 23 isoform X1 produces MASDDFDIVIEAMLEAPYKKEEDEQQTNEVEKESPSNTTNSTSCTGSSGSGTSGSSASGEAGRKKRSRSHSKSRDRKRSRSRDRHRRRSSRSRSRDRQRRHRSRSWERRHSSESRSRDRRREDRVRYRSPPLATGRRYGHSKSPHFREKSPVREPVDNLSPEERDARTVFCMQLAARIRPRDLEDFFSAVGKVRDVRIISDRNSRRSKGIAYVEFCEIQSVPLAIGLTGQRLLGVPIIVQASQAEKNRLAAMANNLQKGSGGPMRLYVGSLHFNITEDMLRGIFEPFGKIDNIVLMKDSDTGRSKGYGFITFSDSECARRALEQLNGFELAGRPMRVGHVTERLDGGTDITFPDGDQDLDLGSAGGRLQLMAKLAEGSGIQLPTTAAVAQAAALQLNGAVPLGALNPAALTALSPALNLASQAIASQCFQLSSLFTRQTMAQHSNWHMAVLEQSNKHL; encoded by the exons ATGGCATCCGATGACTTTGATATAGTGATTGAGGCCATGCTGGAGGCTCCCTATAAAAAAGAGGAG GATGAGCAGCAAACTAACGAGGTTGAAAAGGAGAGCCCTAGTAACACCACCAACAGCACCAGCTGTACCGGCAGCAGTGGCAGTGGCACCAGTGGGAGCAGCGCCAGTGGGGAGGCAGGCAG GAAGAAGAGGAGTCGGAGCCATAGTAAAAGCAGGGATAGAAAACGCAG TCGTAGTCGAGACCGTCATAGGCGGAGAAGCAGTCGGAGCCGGAGTCGAGATCGGCAGCGTCGTCACCGCAGCCGTAGCTGGGAACGTCGACATAGTAGTGAGTCACGAAGTCGAGACCGACGTCGTGAGGATCGTGTGCGCTACAGGAGTCCACCGCTTGCCACTGG GCGTAGGTATGGACACAGTAAGAGTCCTCATTTCCGGGAAAAGAGCCCAGTCAG GGAGCCAGTTGATAATCTGAGTCCTGAGGAGCGGGATGCCCGCACGGTGTTCTGTATGCAGTTAGCTGCCCGCATTCGGCCTCGGGACCTGGAGGACTTTTTCTCGGCTGTTGGCAAG GTTCGAGATGTACGTATCATCTCAGATCGGAACTCACGTCGTTCTAAGGGCATTGCCTATGTGGAATTCTGTGAGATCCAGTCTGTGCCACTTGCCATTGGGCTGACCGGACAGCGGCTGCTGGGAGTGCCTATCATTGTACAGGCCTCACAG GCTGAGAAAAACCGACTGGCAGCCATGGCCAACAACCTGCAGAAGGGCAGTGGTGGACCAATGCGCCTCTACGTGGGCTCCCTGCACTTCAATATCACCGAGGACATGCTCCGGGGCATCTTTGAGCCCTTTGGCAAA ATTGATAATATTGTCCTGATGAAGGACTCAGATACAGGCCGCTCTAAAGGTTATGGTTTTATTACG TTCTCTGACTCTGAGTGTGCCCGCCGGGCCCTGGAACAGTTGAATGGCTTTGAGCTTGCTGGTCGGCCTATGAGGGTTGGCCATGTGACCGAGCGACTGGATGGTGGCACAGACATCACTTTTCCTGATGGAGACCAGGATCTGGATCTGGGATCAGCGGGTGGACGTTTGCAGCTCATGGCCAAATTGGCAGAAG GCTCTGGAATCCAGCTGCCGACCACTGCTGCTGTTGCCCAAGCTGCTGCCTTGCAACTGAATGGAGCAGTTCCTTTGGGGGCCCTGAACCCAGCGGCTTTGACGG CTCTGAGTCCGGCCCTGAACCTCGCCTCCCAGGCAATCGCCTCCCAGTGCTTCCAGCTTTCCAGCCTCTTTACCCGCCAAACCAT gGCCCAGCACAGCAACTGGCATATGGCAGTACTTGAGCAGAGCAACAAGCATTTGTAG